A stretch of Anas acuta chromosome 3, bAnaAcu1.1, whole genome shotgun sequence DNA encodes these proteins:
- the SLC35A1 gene encoding CMP-sialic acid transporter produces the protein MSAARENVSLPFKLYCLTVMTLVAATYTVALRYTRTVQTELYFSTTAVCITEVIKLFLSVGILATESGSLSRLITSLKENVFGSPKELLKLSVPSLVYALQNNMAFVALSNLDAAVYQVTYQLKIPCTALCTVLMLKRSLSKLQWFSVFMLCGGVTLVQWEPAQATKVQVEQNPWLGFVAIAVAVLCSGFAGVYFEKVLKSSDTSLWVRNIQMYLSGIAVTLFGVYMSDGAQVLEKGFFYGYTHYVWFVIFLASVGGLYTSVVVKYTDNIMKGFSAAAAIVLSTVASVILFGLQLTTTFLVGAILVCISIYFYGFPRQDTTKIQPAETKSPKERLDTV, from the exons ATGTCGGCTGCGAGGG aaaatgtcaGCTTACCGTTCAAGTTGTACTGCCTCACTGTGATGACCCTGGTAGCGGCAACGTACACGGTAGCACTGCGGTACACGAGGACAGTGCAGACAGAGCTCTACTTTTCTACCACGGCCGTGTGCATCACCGAGGTTATCAAGTTGTTCTTGAGCGTGGGCATCTTGGCTAC AGAATCTGGAAGCCTGTCAAGGCTAATAAcatctctgaaagaaaatgtatttggaagTCCCAAGGAATTGCTCAAATTAAGTGTTCCATCTTTGGTGTACGCTCTCCAGAACAACATGGCTTTTGTGGCTCTTAGCAACTTGGATGCAGCAGTCTACCAG GTGACGTACCAGCTGAAGATCccctgcacagctctgtgcacaGTCCTCATGCTGAAGCGTTCCCTCAGCAAACTGCAGTGGTTCTCGGTCTTCATGCTGTGTGGCGGTGTCACCCTCGTGCAGTGGGAGCCTGCTCAGGCTACCAAAGTACAG GTGGAGCAGAATCCGTGGCTGGGCTTTGTAGCGATTGCTGTCGCTGTGTTGTGTTCAGGATTTGCAG gaGTTTATTTTGAGAAGGTATTAAAGAGTTCTGATACATCCCTGTGGGTGAGGAACATCCAGATGTACTTATCGGGGATTGCGGTGACTTTATTTGGTGTTTACATGTCAGATGGAGCCCAGGTTCTCGAGAAAGGGTTTTTCTACGGCTATACACACTACGTCTGGTTTGTCATCT TTCTCGCCAGCGTAGGCGGCCTCTACACGTCTGTGGTTGTGAAGTACACGGATAACATCATGAAAggcttctctgcagcagcagccattgTTCTTTCTACCGTGGCATCGGTCATCCTCTTTGGCCTCCAGTTAA CTACTACCTTTCTGGTGGGTGCTATCCTGGTGTGTATTTCTATTTACTTCTATGGATTCCCTCGGCAAGACACCACAAAAATCCAGCCAGCGGAGACGAAGAGCCCAAAAGAGAGACTCGACACTGTGTGa